In Haemorhous mexicanus isolate bHaeMex1 chromosome 6, bHaeMex1.pri, whole genome shotgun sequence, a single window of DNA contains:
- the LMO1 gene encoding rhombotin-1 isoform X2, with protein MVLDKEDGVPMLSVQPKGKQKGCAGCNRKIKDRYLLKALDKYWHEDCLKCACCDCRLGEVGSTLYTKANLILCRRDYLRLFGTTGNCAACSKLIPAFEMVMRARDNVYHLDCFACQLCNQRFCVGDKFFLKNNMILCQMDYEEGQLNGSFESQVQ; from the exons GCGTGCCGATGCTCTCCGTGCAGCCcaaggggaagcagaagggctgCGCCGGCTGCAACCGAAAGATCAAGGACCGCTACCTGCTGAAGGCTCTGGATAAGTATTGGCATGAAGACTGTCTAAAGTGTGCCTGCTGTGACTGCCGTCTTGGAGAGGTTGGATCAACTCTGTACACAAAAGCAAATCTCATTCTCTGCCGCAGAGATTACCTGAG GCTCTTTGGTACCACCGGGAATTGTGCTGCCTGCAGTAAACTGATCCCTGCCTTTGAGATGGTGATGAGGGCCAGAGATAATGTTTACCATTTGGACTGCTTCGCCTGTCAGCTCTGCAACCAGCG ATTCTGCGTGGGAGACAAATTTTTCCTGAAGAACAACATGATCTTGTGTCAGATGGACTATGAGGAAGGGCAGCTGAACGGGAGCTTCGAGTCCCAGGTTCAATAA
- the LMO1 gene encoding rhombotin-1 isoform X3: protein MLSVQPKGKQKGCAGCNRKIKDRYLLKALDKYWHEDCLKCACCDCRLGEVGSTLYTKANLILCRRDYLRLFGTTGNCAACSKLIPAFEMVMRARDNVYHLDCFACQLCNQRFCVGDKFFLKNNMILCQMDYEEGQLNGSFESQVQ, encoded by the exons ATGCTCTCCGTGCAGCCcaaggggaagcagaagggctgCGCCGGCTGCAACCGAAAGATCAAGGACCGCTACCTGCTGAAGGCTCTGGATAAGTATTGGCATGAAGACTGTCTAAAGTGTGCCTGCTGTGACTGCCGTCTTGGAGAGGTTGGATCAACTCTGTACACAAAAGCAAATCTCATTCTCTGCCGCAGAGATTACCTGAG GCTCTTTGGTACCACCGGGAATTGTGCTGCCTGCAGTAAACTGATCCCTGCCTTTGAGATGGTGATGAGGGCCAGAGATAATGTTTACCATTTGGACTGCTTCGCCTGTCAGCTCTGCAACCAGCG ATTCTGCGTGGGAGACAAATTTTTCCTGAAGAACAACATGATCTTGTGTCAGATGGACTATGAGGAAGGGCAGCTGAACGGGAGCTTCGAGTCCCAGGTTCAATAA